The proteins below come from a single Saccharopolyspora sp. SCSIO 74807 genomic window:
- the trpC gene encoding indole-3-glycerol phosphate synthase TrpC yields MSVLETIIEGVREDMAVRESAISFDEIKQRSAAAAPPHDVLAALQAPGVGVIAEVKRRSPSKGELAEIGEPEDLAADYAAAGARVISVLTEQRRFGGSLADFDSVRAKVSAPLLRKDFIVSPYQVHEARAHGADMVLLIAAALEQNALEALLDRAESLGMTALVEVHTAEEADRALEAGAKVIGINARNLHTLEVDREVFGRIAPGLPVDVLKVAESGVRGPSDLMAYAGSGADAVLVGEGLVTSDNPRTAVTQLVTAGSHPACPRSSR; encoded by the coding sequence GTGAGCGTCCTGGAAACCATCATCGAGGGCGTTCGCGAGGACATGGCCGTCCGCGAGTCCGCCATTTCGTTCGACGAGATCAAGCAGCGGTCCGCGGCCGCGGCTCCACCGCACGACGTGCTCGCCGCTTTGCAGGCGCCGGGCGTCGGGGTGATCGCCGAGGTGAAGCGCCGCAGCCCGTCCAAGGGCGAGCTGGCCGAGATCGGTGAGCCGGAGGACCTGGCCGCGGACTACGCGGCCGCGGGCGCACGCGTGATCAGCGTGCTGACCGAGCAGCGCCGCTTCGGCGGTTCGCTGGCCGACTTCGACTCGGTGCGCGCGAAGGTCTCGGCGCCGTTGCTGCGCAAGGACTTCATCGTCAGCCCGTACCAGGTGCACGAGGCTCGCGCGCACGGCGCGGACATGGTGCTGCTGATCGCGGCGGCGCTGGAGCAGAACGCGCTGGAGGCGCTGCTGGACCGGGCCGAGTCGCTGGGCATGACCGCGCTGGTCGAGGTGCACACCGCGGAGGAGGCGGACCGCGCGCTGGAGGCCGGGGCGAAGGTCATCGGCATCAACGCGCGCAACCTGCACACCCTGGAAGTGGACCGGGAGGTGTTCGGCCGGATCGCGCCGGGCCTGCCGGTCGACGTGCTGAAGGTGGCCGAGTCGGGCGTGCGCGGTCCGAGCGACCTGATGGCCTACGCGGGTTCCGGCGCGGACGCCGTGCTGGTCGGTGAGGGCCTGGTGACCAGCGACAACCCGCGCACGGCGGTGACCCAGCTGGTCACCGCGGGCTCGCACCCGGCCTGCCCGCGCTCCAGCCGCTGA
- the trpB gene encoding tryptophan synthase subunit beta, producing the protein MDTVHDARNVRAHRPGRQVPEGHDPDERGHFGPYGGRFMPEALIAAQDELAAEYEKAQLDPDFVDELARLLRDYAGRPSLLTEAKRFGEHAGGARVLLKREDLNHTGSHKINNVLGQALLVKRMGKRRVIAETGAGQHGVATATACALLDLDCVVYMGEVDTKRQALNVARMRLLGAEVIPVANGSATLKDAINEALRDWVANVADTHYLLGTAAGAHPFPLMVRNFHQVIGEEAREQSVHQFGGLPDAVLACVGGGSNAIGIFHGFIDDPGVRLVGCEPAGHGLDSGEHGATLSKGTPGTLHGARSYLLQDDDGQVIEAYSISAGLDYPGVGPEHSYLKDSGRAEYRGITDDEAMQAFQLLSRTEGIIPAVESAHALAGALQLGKELGPGATLLVSLSGRGDKDMDTAAKYFGLVDEQTGEPVADESAGDEPTGDDAEGTAR; encoded by the coding sequence ATGGACACCGTGCACGACGCGCGGAACGTCCGGGCGCACCGGCCGGGCCGGCAGGTGCCCGAGGGGCACGATCCGGACGAGCGGGGCCACTTCGGCCCGTACGGCGGCCGGTTCATGCCGGAGGCGTTGATCGCCGCGCAGGACGAGCTGGCCGCGGAGTACGAGAAGGCCCAGCTCGACCCGGATTTCGTCGACGAGCTCGCCCGGCTGCTGCGGGACTACGCGGGCCGCCCGTCGCTGCTGACCGAGGCCAAGCGGTTCGGCGAGCACGCGGGCGGGGCGCGGGTGCTGCTCAAGCGCGAGGACCTCAACCACACCGGCTCCCACAAGATCAACAACGTGCTGGGGCAGGCGCTGCTGGTCAAGCGGATGGGCAAGCGCCGCGTCATCGCCGAGACCGGCGCCGGTCAGCACGGCGTGGCCACCGCGACGGCCTGCGCGCTGCTGGACCTGGACTGCGTGGTCTACATGGGCGAGGTGGACACCAAGCGGCAGGCGCTGAACGTGGCCCGGATGCGGCTGCTGGGCGCCGAGGTGATCCCGGTCGCGAACGGTTCGGCCACGCTCAAGGACGCGATCAACGAGGCGCTGCGGGACTGGGTCGCCAACGTCGCCGACACGCACTACCTGCTGGGCACGGCCGCCGGTGCGCACCCGTTCCCGCTGATGGTGCGCAACTTCCACCAGGTCATCGGCGAGGAGGCCCGCGAGCAGTCGGTGCACCAGTTCGGCGGGCTGCCGGACGCGGTGCTGGCCTGCGTGGGCGGCGGCTCGAACGCCATCGGGATCTTCCACGGCTTCATCGACGACCCGGGCGTGCGCCTGGTCGGCTGCGAACCCGCCGGGCACGGCCTGGACAGCGGAGAGCACGGCGCCACGCTGAGCAAGGGCACTCCCGGCACGCTGCACGGTGCCCGGTCCTACCTGCTGCAGGACGACGACGGGCAGGTCATCGAGGCGTACTCGATCTCGGCGGGGCTGGACTACCCGGGTGTCGGCCCGGAGCACTCGTACCTGAAGGACTCCGGTCGCGCCGAGTACCGCGGCATCACCGACGACGAGGCGATGCAGGCGTTCCAGCTGCTGTCCCGCACCGAGGGGATCATTCCCGCGGTGGAGTCGGCGCACGCGCTGGCCGGGGCGCTGCAGCTGGGCAAGGAACTCGGGCCGGGCGCGACGCTGCTGGTGAGCCTGTCCGGCCGCGGCGACAAGGACATGGACACCGCCGCGAAGTACTTCGGGCTGGTCGACGAGCAGACCGGTGAGCCCGTCGCGGACGAGTCCGCCGGGGACGAGCCCACCGGGGACGACGCAGAGGGGACGGCGCGGTGA
- a CDS encoding ABC transporter substrate-binding protein, whose amino-acid sequence MSGFRRPPSLLLTVLVLLLGATACATRTPSPAPAAPVEDPAAAFPAQIRMAGQEPVTLPQQPKHIVSLSPTATESLYAVGAGEQVAAVDQFSDLPARTPRTDLNGLTSDAAAVATRNPDLVIAPEGADKLVEGLRALEVPVLVTPTPAGLDEAYGQIETLGQATGHGRQAREVTDRMRADIAEIVAKTPKPPTPLSYYHEVSPDFYSATSQSFVGGLYGLFGLRNIADEGVPAGAKFPQLAQERILQADPDLIFLADTKCCGTTPESAGERPGWDTLTAVREQQVVALDDNVAGRWGPRVVDLVRRISESVTRAQQP is encoded by the coding sequence ATGTCCGGGTTCCGCCGCCCCCCGTCGTTGCTGCTGACCGTGCTCGTGCTGCTGCTCGGTGCCACGGCGTGCGCCACCCGCACGCCCTCGCCCGCGCCCGCCGCGCCCGTCGAGGACCCCGCCGCGGCGTTTCCCGCGCAGATCCGGATGGCCGGGCAGGAACCGGTGACGCTGCCGCAGCAGCCCAAGCACATCGTGTCGCTGAGCCCCACCGCGACCGAGTCGCTCTACGCGGTCGGCGCGGGCGAGCAGGTCGCCGCCGTCGACCAGTTCTCGGACTTACCGGCGCGCACACCGCGCACCGACCTCAACGGCCTGACCAGCGACGCAGCCGCGGTCGCCACCCGCAACCCGGACCTGGTGATCGCTCCGGAAGGCGCGGACAAGCTCGTCGAGGGACTGCGTGCGCTGGAGGTTCCGGTGCTGGTCACGCCGACTCCCGCCGGGCTGGACGAGGCGTACGGCCAGATCGAGACGCTGGGGCAGGCCACCGGGCACGGCAGGCAGGCCCGCGAGGTCACCGACCGGATGCGCGCGGACATCGCCGAGATCGTCGCGAAGACGCCGAAACCGCCGACGCCGCTGAGCTACTACCACGAGGTCAGCCCGGACTTCTACAGCGCGACCTCGCAGAGCTTCGTCGGCGGCCTCTACGGGCTGTTCGGCCTGCGCAACATCGCCGACGAGGGCGTACCGGCCGGTGCGAAGTTCCCGCAGCTCGCGCAGGAGCGCATCCTGCAGGCCGACCCGGACCTGATCTTCCTGGCGGACACCAAGTGCTGCGGAACCACACCGGAATCCGCGGGTGAGCGGCCCGGCTGGGACACGCTCACCGCCGTGCGCGAGCAGCAGGTCGTCGCGCTGGACGACAACGTCGCAGGCCGGTGGGGGCCGCGAGTGGTCGACCTGGTGCGCCGGATCAGCGAGTCCGTGACCCGCGCGCAGCAGCCCTGA
- the lgt gene encoding prolipoprotein diacylglyceryl transferase yields the protein MSVPSLAASATPFLANIPSPAQGVWYIGPVPLRAYALCLVAGIVVAIIWAERRWRARGGRAGTVVDIAVWAVPFGVIGGRLYHVATDWYKYFGPGRNPVEALYIWNGGLGIWGAVALGAVGAWIGCRRRGIPLAAFADAVAPGLITAQAVGRLGNWFNQELYGSPTDLPWGLEIYRRIDPESGLADPIAGHAIDQAAPVAVVHPTFLYELLWNLLIAVLLVWADRKFRMGHGRVFALYVAGYTAGRVWIEMMRTDQATHLLGIRINVFTSVVVFLLAVLYLVLVRGKREDPETLRGKPLPGDDDYDDGSSGGAKQPAADEAAEAPADESGRSESGDSKSGSKSGDSETSDSETSGSGRDAEASDAELADGRPHSETFSVKSVVGEESAAEQADGAGEKRD from the coding sequence GTGAGCGTCCCAAGCCTCGCCGCCTCGGCGACCCCGTTCCTGGCGAACATTCCCAGCCCGGCGCAAGGCGTCTGGTACATCGGTCCGGTCCCGCTGCGCGCGTACGCGCTGTGTCTGGTCGCCGGGATCGTGGTGGCGATCATCTGGGCGGAGCGCCGCTGGCGGGCGCGCGGCGGCCGCGCGGGCACGGTCGTCGACATCGCGGTCTGGGCGGTGCCGTTCGGCGTGATCGGCGGACGGCTCTACCACGTGGCCACGGACTGGTACAAGTACTTCGGCCCGGGCCGCAATCCGGTCGAGGCGCTCTACATCTGGAACGGCGGCCTCGGCATCTGGGGCGCGGTCGCGCTCGGCGCGGTCGGCGCGTGGATCGGGTGCCGCCGCCGCGGGATCCCGCTGGCCGCGTTCGCCGACGCCGTCGCACCCGGGCTGATCACCGCGCAGGCCGTCGGCCGGTTGGGCAACTGGTTCAACCAGGAGCTCTACGGCAGCCCGACCGACCTGCCGTGGGGCTTGGAGATCTACCGCCGCATCGACCCGGAGAGCGGGCTCGCGGACCCGATCGCGGGGCACGCCATCGACCAGGCCGCGCCGGTGGCCGTGGTGCACCCGACGTTCCTGTACGAGCTGCTGTGGAACCTGCTCATCGCGGTTCTGCTGGTGTGGGCGGACCGCAAGTTCCGGATGGGGCACGGCCGGGTGTTCGCGCTCTACGTCGCGGGCTACACCGCCGGTCGGGTGTGGATCGAGATGATGCGCACCGACCAGGCCACGCACCTGCTCGGAATCCGGATCAACGTGTTCACCTCGGTGGTCGTGTTCCTGCTGGCCGTGCTGTACCTGGTGCTGGTGCGCGGCAAGCGGGAGGATCCGGAGACGTTGCGCGGGAAACCGCTGCCCGGTGACGACGACTACGACGACGGCTCGTCCGGCGGGGCGAAGCAGCCCGCGGCGGACGAGGCGGCGGAAGCTCCCGCGGACGAGTCCGGCCGCTCGGAGTCCGGTGACTCGAAATCCGGCTCGAAGTCCGGTGATTCGGAAACCAGCGACTCGGAAACCAGCGGCTCGGGCCGCGATGCGGAAGCCAGCGATGCGGAACTCGCCGACGGCCGGCCCCACTCGGAGACGTTCTCCGTGAAGTCCGTGGTGGGCGAGGAATCCGCGGCCGAGCAAGCCGACGGCGCGGGGGAGAAGCGGGACTGA
- the trpA gene encoding tryptophan synthase subunit alpha: MSGLHEVFAACRDENRAALIGYLPAGYPTVDGSKELLAAMLSGTADRPGCDIVEIGIPFSDPVIDGPTIQAASDTALRNGFRVRDLFGVVSAVAGSGGHPVVMTYWNPVHQYGPDRFARDLKAAGGLGVITPDLVPDEAEDWIAATDAHGLDRIFLVAPSSTEQRLAMTAKASSGFIYATSVMGVTGARETVGDKAEELVRRTRVHTDLPIGVGLGVRSGEQAAEVAGFADAVIVGSAFIGRAERDGADGVRELAAELGEGVRSR, from the coding sequence GTGAGCGGCCTGCACGAAGTGTTCGCGGCGTGCCGCGACGAGAACCGGGCCGCGCTGATCGGCTACCTGCCCGCGGGCTACCCGACGGTGGACGGCTCGAAGGAGCTGCTGGCGGCGATGCTGTCGGGCACCGCGGACCGGCCGGGCTGCGACATCGTCGAGATCGGCATCCCGTTCTCGGACCCGGTCATCGACGGTCCGACCATCCAGGCCGCCAGCGACACCGCGCTGCGCAACGGCTTCCGGGTGCGGGACCTGTTCGGCGTGGTCTCCGCGGTCGCCGGCTCCGGTGGGCACCCGGTGGTGATGACCTACTGGAACCCGGTGCACCAGTACGGACCGGACAGGTTCGCGCGGGACCTGAAGGCCGCAGGCGGGCTCGGCGTGATCACCCCGGACCTGGTGCCGGACGAGGCCGAGGACTGGATCGCCGCGACCGACGCGCACGGGCTGGACCGGATCTTCCTGGTCGCGCCGTCGTCCACGGAGCAGCGGCTGGCGATGACGGCCAAGGCGAGCTCCGGGTTCATCTACGCCACCTCCGTGATGGGCGTGACGGGCGCGCGGGAGACCGTCGGCGACAAGGCCGAGGAGCTGGTGCGGCGCACCCGGGTGCACACCGACCTGCCGATCGGCGTGGGGCTCGGGGTCCGCTCCGGCGAGCAGGCCGCCGAAGTCGCCGGGTTCGCCGATGCGGTGATCGTCGGCTCGGCGTTCATCGGCCGCGCCGAGCGGGACGGGGCCGACGGCGTGCGCGAACTCGCCGCCGAGCTGGGCGAGGGCGTGCGCTCCCGCTGA
- a CDS encoding TetR family transcriptional regulator, whose protein sequence is MSSGISADDGRAGQDGRAKRRGRRRGGEDTRAALIDAAREIFAEHGYNDSTVRAIATRAGVDPAMVNHWFGGKEALFTAAVQIPVDPAVLLPELLAGGPEKLAERILHRFLTVWDEAGGGAFAALARSVATHGSAVRMLREFVATVVFGKLARELRMDRPDLRAALGATQIVGLGMMRYVVELEPLASADHDTVVAAIAPNLQRYLTGELATGDVPAQEDGPSSTSESKQV, encoded by the coding sequence GTGAGCAGTGGCATTTCCGCGGACGACGGGCGCGCGGGACAAGACGGGCGCGCGAAGCGGCGCGGGCGCAGGCGCGGCGGCGAAGACACCCGCGCGGCGCTGATCGACGCAGCGCGCGAGATCTTCGCCGAACATGGCTACAACGACTCGACCGTGCGGGCCATCGCCACCCGCGCCGGCGTGGACCCGGCGATGGTCAACCACTGGTTCGGCGGCAAGGAAGCCCTGTTCACCGCCGCTGTGCAGATCCCCGTCGACCCGGCCGTGCTGCTGCCGGAACTGCTCGCGGGCGGCCCGGAGAAGCTGGCCGAGCGGATCCTGCACCGGTTCCTGACCGTGTGGGACGAAGCGGGCGGCGGCGCGTTCGCGGCGCTGGCGCGCAGCGTGGCCACGCACGGCTCGGCGGTGCGGATGCTGCGTGAGTTCGTGGCGACCGTGGTGTTCGGCAAGCTCGCGCGGGAGCTGCGGATGGACCGCCCGGACCTGCGGGCGGCACTGGGCGCCACGCAGATCGTCGGGCTGGGGATGATGCGCTACGTGGTGGAGCTCGAGCCGCTGGCCTCGGCCGATCACGACACGGTCGTCGCCGCGATCGCGCCCAACCTGCAGCGCTACCTCACGGGCGAATTGGCGACCGGAGACGTGCCAGCTCAGGAAGACGGGCCGAGCAGCACGTCCGAGTCGAAGCAGGTGTGA
- a CDS encoding ABC transporter ATP-binding protein, protein MSLQVRELSAGYRRRNVLSDVSAQVRQGGWLGVIGPNGSGKSTLLKAAAGLLPHTGDVLTGERSLRGRGRRERARLLAYAPQTPQLPLGLTVTDYVLLGRTPHLGPLGREGRADLELVDEVLARLDLAPLAARQLTTLSGGERQRAVLGRALAQRAGVLLLDEPTTGLDVGHAQALLDLVDELRRELGTTVVSTLHDLTIAGQYAEHLVLLADGRVAARGTPGAVLTPEVLTEHYDARIRVLEAPDGSPVIAPARG, encoded by the coding sequence ATGAGCCTGCAGGTGCGCGAGCTCAGCGCCGGGTACCGGCGGCGCAACGTGCTCTCGGACGTTTCCGCGCAGGTGCGGCAGGGCGGCTGGCTCGGAGTGATCGGGCCGAACGGCTCCGGCAAGTCCACGCTGCTCAAGGCCGCGGCCGGCCTGCTCCCGCACACCGGCGACGTGCTGACCGGCGAGCGATCGCTGCGCGGCCGCGGGCGGCGCGAGCGCGCGCGGCTGCTGGCTTACGCGCCGCAGACACCGCAGCTGCCGCTGGGGCTGACCGTGACGGACTACGTGCTGCTCGGGCGCACCCCGCACCTCGGCCCGCTGGGCCGGGAAGGCCGCGCGGACCTGGAACTCGTCGACGAGGTGCTGGCGCGGCTGGACCTGGCTCCGCTCGCGGCGCGGCAGCTGACCACGCTGTCCGGCGGGGAGCGCCAGCGGGCCGTGCTCGGGCGGGCGCTGGCGCAGCGCGCGGGCGTGCTGCTGCTGGACGAGCCCACCACCGGGCTGGACGTCGGGCACGCTCAAGCGCTGCTGGACCTGGTGGACGAGCTGCGCCGCGAACTGGGCACGACGGTCGTCAGCACGCTGCACGACCTGACCATCGCCGGGCAGTACGCCGAACACCTGGTGCTGCTCGCGGACGGGCGCGTCGCGGCGCGCGGCACGCCCGGTGCGGTGCTGACGCCGGAGGTGCTCACCGAGCACTACGACGCGCGGATCCGGGTGCTGGAAGCGCCCGACGGTTCACCCGTGATCGCGCCCGCGCGGGGATGA
- a CDS encoding anthranilate synthase component I codes for MVGDGDIGSTTPGRAEFRELAAGRRVIPVVRKLLADDETPLGVYRKLAGEETGTFLFESAENGHSWSRWSFIGVRSPAALTVRDGEACWTGTPPVGLPAGGDPLQALRETVELLRTEPLPGLPPLTGGMVGFLGYDAVRRLEKLPDETEDDLRIPELVMLLATDLAALDHHEGTITLIANAVNWDDSPERVDAAYDDAVRRLDAMAARLCTPSEPTVATFSRPQPDFERRRTPQEHYAAVESAKEAIRAGEAFQVVVSQRFEMPTTADSLDIYRVLRTTNPSPYMYLLRLADPDGGAPFDIVGSSPESLVTVRDGQATTHPIAGTRWRGADEDEDARLEKDLSTDEKERAEHLMLVDLGRNDLGRVCRPGSVRVVEFFRVERYSHVMHLVSTVTGALDEGRSAFDAVTSCFPAGTLSGAPKPRALELIEQLEPTRRAQYGGVVGYLDFAGDADTAIAIRTALVREGRAYVQAGGGIVADSDPVAEDQESLNKAKAVLGAVATAQTLRRPDQPDTGVSAGERVDDRASV; via the coding sequence ATGGTTGGTGACGGCGACATCGGCAGCACCACCCCGGGCCGCGCGGAGTTCCGCGAGCTCGCCGCCGGGCGGCGAGTGATCCCCGTGGTGCGCAAGCTGCTCGCGGACGACGAGACCCCGCTGGGGGTGTACCGCAAGCTCGCGGGCGAGGAAACGGGCACGTTCCTGTTCGAGTCCGCGGAGAACGGGCACTCCTGGTCGCGCTGGTCGTTCATCGGTGTCCGCAGCCCCGCCGCGCTGACCGTGCGCGACGGCGAGGCGTGCTGGACCGGCACCCCGCCGGTCGGCCTGCCCGCGGGCGGCGACCCGCTGCAGGCGCTGCGCGAGACGGTGGAACTGCTGCGCACCGAACCGCTGCCGGGGCTGCCGCCGCTGACCGGCGGCATGGTCGGTTTCCTCGGTTACGACGCGGTGCGGCGCCTGGAGAAGTTGCCGGACGAGACCGAGGACGACCTGCGGATCCCCGAACTGGTGATGCTGCTGGCCACCGACCTGGCCGCGCTGGACCACCACGAGGGCACCATCACGCTGATCGCCAACGCGGTGAACTGGGACGACAGCCCGGAACGGGTGGACGCCGCCTACGACGACGCGGTCCGCAGGCTCGACGCGATGGCCGCGCGGCTGTGCACGCCGTCCGAGCCGACCGTGGCGACGTTCTCCCGCCCGCAGCCGGATTTCGAGCGCCGCCGCACCCCGCAGGAGCACTACGCGGCGGTGGAATCCGCGAAGGAGGCGATCCGCGCGGGCGAGGCGTTCCAGGTGGTGGTCTCGCAGCGGTTCGAGATGCCGACCACGGCCGACTCGCTGGACATCTACCGGGTGCTGCGCACCACCAACCCGAGCCCGTACATGTACCTGCTGCGGCTGGCCGACCCGGACGGCGGCGCGCCGTTCGACATCGTCGGCTCCAGCCCGGAGTCGCTGGTGACGGTGCGCGACGGGCAGGCGACCACGCACCCGATCGCCGGGACCCGCTGGCGCGGCGCGGACGAGGACGAGGACGCGCGGCTGGAGAAGGACCTCAGCACCGACGAGAAGGAACGGGCCGAGCACCTGATGCTGGTGGACCTCGGCCGCAACGACCTGGGGCGGGTGTGCCGCCCGGGTTCGGTGCGCGTCGTGGAGTTCTTCCGGGTCGAGCGCTACAGCCATGTGATGCACCTGGTCTCCACGGTCACCGGCGCGCTGGACGAGGGCCGCTCCGCGTTCGACGCGGTCACGTCCTGCTTCCCGGCCGGGACGTTGTCCGGGGCGCCGAAGCCGCGCGCGCTGGAACTGATCGAGCAGCTGGAGCCGACGCGGCGCGCCCAGTACGGCGGCGTGGTCGGCTACCTGGACTTCGCCGGGGACGCCGACACCGCCATCGCCATCCGCACCGCGCTGGTGCGGGAGGGCCGGGCGTACGTGCAGGCGGGTGGCGGCATCGTCGCCGATTCGGACCCGGTCGCCGAGGACCAGGAGTCGCTGAACAAGGCCAAGGCGGTGCTGGGCGCGGTCGCCACCGCGCAGACGCTGCGCCGCCCGGATCAGCCGGACACCGGCGTGAGCGCGGGGGAGCGGGTTGACGACCGAGCAAGCGTCTGA
- the hisI gene encoding phosphoribosyl-AMP cyclohydrolase, whose translation MSELDPAIAERLKRNPDGLVAAIVQQRGTGEVLMMAWMDDEALHRTLTTRRGTYYSRSRGKYWVKGETSGHLQHVREVRLDCDGDTVLVVVDQEGAACHTGDHTCFDSDVLLGPSS comes from the coding sequence ATGAGCGAGCTGGACCCGGCGATCGCCGAGCGACTCAAGCGGAACCCGGACGGGCTGGTGGCGGCGATCGTGCAGCAGCGCGGCACCGGCGAGGTGCTGATGATGGCGTGGATGGACGACGAAGCGCTGCACCGCACGCTGACCACCCGGCGCGGCACGTACTACTCGCGCAGCCGTGGGAAGTACTGGGTCAAGGGCGAAACGTCCGGGCACCTGCAGCACGTGCGCGAGGTGCGGCTGGACTGCGACGGCGACACCGTGCTCGTGGTCGTCGACCAGGAAGGCGCCGCCTGCCACACCGGTGATCACACCTGCTTCGACTCGGACGTGCTGCTCGGCCCGTCTTCCTGA
- a CDS encoding Trp biosynthesis-associated membrane protein encodes MTTEQASEQRTTSPRLLLVVVLLMLLSAGLLWGSSALSWVSATFRTPYSGDVQSGATGSMVRPELVPLALASLAGIAAVLATGGWMRRIIGGITVLGGGLLVWRAVSWHLDGDFGFTPPNLPPNSAPIGVPDPIPFGPLLMGLAALTLLNAGLLVAARAKRMPAMGSRYSAPGARRESRDPDKRLWEALDEGADPTDER; translated from the coding sequence TTGACGACCGAGCAAGCGTCTGAGCAGCGCACGACTTCGCCGCGGCTGCTCTTGGTGGTCGTGCTGCTGATGCTGCTCAGCGCCGGCCTGCTGTGGGGTTCCAGCGCGCTGAGCTGGGTCAGCGCCACGTTCCGCACCCCGTACTCCGGCGATGTCCAGTCCGGCGCCACCGGTTCGATGGTGCGCCCGGAGCTGGTGCCGCTGGCGTTGGCGTCGCTGGCTGGGATCGCCGCGGTGCTGGCCACCGGTGGCTGGATGCGGCGCATCATCGGCGGGATCACCGTGCTCGGCGGCGGTCTGCTGGTGTGGCGCGCGGTGTCGTGGCACCTCGACGGCGACTTCGGCTTCACGCCGCCGAACCTGCCGCCGAACAGCGCGCCGATCGGCGTCCCGGACCCGATCCCGTTCGGCCCGCTGCTGATGGGCCTGGCCGCGTTGACGTTGCTCAACGCCGGGCTGCTGGTGGCGGCGCGCGCGAAGCGGATGCCCGCGATGGGCTCGAGGTACTCCGCGCCCGGTGCGCGCCGCGAATCGCGTGATCCGGACAAAAGGCTCTGGGAGGCCCTGGACGAGGGAGCGGACCCTACCGACGAGCGGTGA
- a CDS encoding FecCD family ABC transporter permease produces the protein MRRTRLRPLPLLAGVAALLLALLASVLLGAADLGWQRVLAEIGAQLSGGHSPLSEREAAILWQLRVPRAVLGALVGAALAVSGAAFQGVFRNPLADPYLLGAAGGAGLAVTIVITLLPQAGSVPGVAQAAAFAGALGGVAVTWLVGRSAGNDAATLVLAGVAVGAFLTAGQTFVQQLRLESLQQVYLWILGRLSTTGWRDVLLVLPLLIVSGAVLCACARLLDVLGVGDEEAASLGVHPGRARALVLLAASLATAAAVSVAGLIGFVGLVVPHLVRLAAGGGNRVVVPLSLLFGGAFLVLADMLARTVLAPAELPIGVVTAFTGAPFFAVLLHRGRRI, from the coding sequence TTGCGCCGCACTCGGCTGCGCCCGCTCCCGCTGCTGGCGGGAGTGGCGGCGCTGCTGCTGGCGCTGCTGGCGTCGGTGCTGCTCGGCGCCGCCGACCTCGGCTGGCAGCGGGTGCTGGCGGAGATCGGCGCGCAACTGTCCGGCGGGCATTCCCCGCTGTCCGAACGGGAAGCCGCGATCCTCTGGCAGCTGCGGGTGCCGCGGGCGGTGCTGGGTGCGCTGGTGGGGGCGGCGCTGGCGGTCTCCGGTGCGGCGTTCCAGGGCGTGTTCCGCAATCCGCTCGCCGATCCTTACCTGCTCGGGGCGGCAGGCGGCGCCGGGCTCGCGGTGACGATCGTGATCACCCTGCTGCCGCAGGCCGGTTCGGTGCCCGGCGTGGCGCAGGCGGCCGCGTTCGCCGGAGCGCTGGGCGGAGTCGCGGTGACCTGGCTGGTGGGGCGCTCGGCGGGGAACGACGCGGCGACGCTGGTGCTCGCCGGGGTCGCGGTCGGCGCGTTCCTCACCGCCGGGCAGACGTTCGTGCAGCAGCTGCGGCTGGAGAGCCTGCAACAGGTCTACCTGTGGATCTTGGGCAGGTTGAGCACGACCGGCTGGCGGGACGTGCTGCTGGTGCTGCCGTTGCTGATCGTCTCGGGCGCCGTGCTGTGCGCGTGCGCGCGGCTGCTGGACGTGCTGGGAGTCGGCGACGAGGAAGCGGCCTCGCTGGGCGTGCACCCGGGCCGGGCGCGGGCGCTGGTGCTGCTGGCCGCGTCGCTGGCCACGGCCGCGGCCGTTTCGGTGGCCGGGCTGATCGGCTTCGTGGGGCTCGTGGTGCCGCACCTGGTGCGGCTGGCCGCCGGTGGCGGCAACCGCGTCGTGGTGCCGTTGTCGTTGCTGTTCGGCGGAGCTTTCCTGGTGCTGGCGGACATGCTCGCGCGCACCGTGCTCGCCCCGGCGGAACTGCCGATCGGGGTGGTCACGGCGTTCACCGGGGCACCGTTCTTCGCCGTGCTGCTGCACCGGGGCAGGCGGATATGA